In the Neodiprion virginianus isolate iyNeoVirg1 chromosome 2, iyNeoVirg1.1, whole genome shotgun sequence genome, gcgtcggaccaacagcagagaaatagCGAGGGAAAGAGCACtcgctgaaaaatggcgaacaCTCGGAtactggttttttggctgtaactttttatccgttgctcgcagcggattgggactgcgcccaatcgatttctctcgcagaattacgtcggaatagtgccagaaagaatttattcaagcacttttcaaaatcgcgaaaattttcgccaaaaaagcaaaggggttagccttacttttttttgtgcgAAAAATCTTTTGTCCCAGAATCGAGTTGTATGACCCTctctcgactaattggacccccagaaacgtggaaaacgcagcaaaaagatCGTAGGACGTAAACATCTTTCATTATTCCTCATAAATATGAATACTTTCACAGTTGTCGACGTACACACAGTGGTCCGAGGACGATTAACTTTCCGGCAGGGTCAATTACGTTGGCAATGCACTGAACATCACATAACTCAACCatacaaaatttcaacgagTTTGTAGCCAATCAGCAATGACGCAGTGAGTTGATTCTGCATTGTCAATGTAAGCGACTTCGCCGAAAAATCAACCCTGTCTAAATCAGTGTTCCCATGTGTATATCAGGTGTAATTTCAACACTTGtgatgtttatttattttccacttTTCTCGATCTGCATATGAAATATCTTGAATCAGCGATATAGTTATTcaaacattattattaaaaaaattttctcgaagaaaaatgttaaaaagaaattgcCCCAAAAATTCGTCTCCCACAATTTTGAAGACTAAGattgccgattttttttacatattcgGAGGTCGGTTACGAACAATTAACAATTGGTGAAGGTATTTTACGCAGCCCTAAGACTGAGAATGAGAATATTTCTTTATCCGCATAGCATTTTCTCTTATATAACTCTTAATTCAAGCGACTCGCCACTTGGCACATACAAGAGTACAGTTCTTCAATCCAATGTTTGCTATCCAAATATATGTAATTTGTCTGTGTCCCTAATATTCCgtacaaaaattatcaattgTATAAACAACGAACGCAGTGATGTCATAAGTTTCcacttttatttcaacttaTTCCAACTAAGTACACGCATCTTAAATCTATTTCCTAGTTAACGTATGTTCTGGGTAATAAATCTCgacaaattacaattaaaaagaaataattttggatctcgaatttgaatgaatattaatattacgAATATATAGGTATCGGTAGAAATCTATGAAAAGTTCCCTGAATTGCAAATCCACTGCAAGTCCATGAATTAGATTTTGGCCGCATTACTTAACTTGTCTGCAAAGCAACAGAGTTAAACCAAAGCTCAAGAGATACAGCATGGCGATGGCCATAATCATCATCTAAAAACAGAAATTAGAGAACATTACCATCAAGAAGAAGCTGGTGTATATTTGACACGTTTATGAGAAACTCGTTACAACCGTTAGTAGATTGTCAAGTTGGAGAATCCAACGTAGAACTTACCGATAAATACAACATCATCATGCGATTCATGTAGTATTCAATTCCCACATCCTCAATTTGCGCAAAAAGGACCGATGAGGCTATAAAATGTGACGCGAAACCGGTTGACTGATAGACCACCTCCTGAAACAATGAATTCTGATTAAATCAATCATGCATTCGGTATACTTCACtaaatttcttcttcgttttattttagttttagTTCATTCCTTGAGAATCCCAAGGTTCATAAGAAATGACTAATTGCAGGACTCTTCGTGTTGTGATGATATTCAATACAACAATAATTAAGGATCCTTCTTAAACTTACGCTAACGAGTGTATTTCGTGTTATTGTCCCATTCAGTAGAGATGCTGCGTACCAAACGAGAAAGATGTATGTAGCAATGACGAAGAAAGTTGTAATTGCAATTACTAAAATCCGACCACTCAGTTGATCTACCGTTACACGATCGTATTCTGCGGAGGAGAATCGACTCGTGAACTTCAATATCGAGCTCAAAAACCCGGTGCGCCtatccgaaatttttttgaaaagccCCACGCCACTGGCGAATAATAACTCTGCAAAGTTGAGCTTCATGTCCCACAAAGCCATCCCAACGCAAATGATACCTAGTATCTAAAAACAAACAACCATTTGAACACATAACGTCACCTAATATTATTCGACGCAACAATAATTGACTGTGTTCAATCTCAATCGTAGTTTAGCAAATCCAACAGTGACTCAGTTTAATTTAGACCGTTAAAACCAAAGAATACTGACCAATTGAGCAAAAGTGAATGATGCTGATAACATTCTTAACTTTCGCGCAGAGCCTAAAATGATGATCGGAGTGTCCATCGACTCCTTTGAAACCATT is a window encoding:
- the LOC124297041 gene encoding uncharacterized protein LOC124297041, whose product is MTARELSMVSKESMDTPIIILGSARKLRMLSASFTFAQLILGIICVGMALWDMKLNFAELLFASGVGLFKKISDRRTGFLSSILKFTSRFSSAEYDRVTVDQLSGRILVIAITTFFVIATYIFLVWYAASLLNGTITRNTLVSEVVYQSTGFASHFIASSVLFAQIEDVGIEYYMNRMMMLYLSMMIMAIAMLYLLSFGLTLLLCRQVK